The proteins below are encoded in one region of Oncorhynchus kisutch isolate 150728-3 linkage group LG14, Okis_V2, whole genome shotgun sequence:
- the LOC109903552 gene encoding gonadotropin-releasing hormone II receptor, producing MSDDRMLGNLTLWSVTPMFPPENSSFNSSLPPSFTDWEAPTFTAAARVRVAATMVLFVFAAFSNLSVLISVARGRGRRLAAHLRPLIASLASADLVMTFVVMPLDAVWNVTVQWYAGDTMCKLLCFLKLFAMHSSAFILVVVSLDRHHAILHPLDTLDAGRRNKRMLLVAWVLSLLLASPQLFIFRAIKAEGVEFTQCVTHGSFHHRWQETVYNMFHFVTLYVFPLLVMSFCYTRILIEISRQMHKGKGGEPCLRRSGADMIPKARMKTLKMTIVIVVSFVICWTPYYLLGIWYWFQPAMLQETPEYVHHALFVFGNLNTCCDPVIYGFYTPSFRADLADVVACCCRSQNISPRSLDRLACRRGRASREAESDNPSGDQPSGNLG from the exons ATGTCGGATGACAGGATGTTGGGAAACTTGACTCTTTGGTCGGTGACGCCAATGTTCCCGCCAGAGAACTCCTCCTTtaactcctccctccctccgtcattCACGGACTGGGAGGCACCCACCTTCACCGCCGCTGCCCGCGTCCGCGTGGCCGCCACCATGGTCCTCTTCGTGTTCGCTGCCTTCTCCAACCTCTCCGTGCTGATCAGCGTGGCACGGGGCCGCGGGCGCCGCCTGGCCGCCCATCTCCGGCCACTCATTGCCAGCCTGGCCTCTGCAGACCTGGTGATGACGTTCGTGGTAATGCCGCTGGACGCGGTGTGGAACGTCACCGTGCAGTGGTATGCCGGTGATACCATGTGCAAGCTGCTGTGCTTCCTCAAACTGTTTGCCATGCACTCGTCTGCCTTCATCCTGGTGGTGGTCAGCCTGGACCGCCACCATGCTATCCTGCACCCGTTGGACACGCTGGACGCTGGGCGAAGGAACAAGAGGATGCTGCTCGTTGCCTGGGTCCTCAGCCTGCTCCTGGCCTCCCCACAG CTGTTCATTTTTCGAGCAATCAAAGCCGAGGGAGTGGAATTCACTCAGTGTGTGACGCATGGAAGCTTCCACCATCGCTGGCAAGAGACGGTCTACAACATGTTCCACTTTGTCACGCTTTATGTGTTCCCCCTGTTAGTAATGAGCTTCTGCTATACCCGCATCCTCATCGAGATCAGCCGTCAGATGCACAAgggcaaag GTGGGGAGCCGTGCCTGAGGCGAAGTGGTGCTGACATGATCCCCAAGGCGCGAATGAAGACCCTGAAGATGACCATTGTGATCGTGGTGTCCTTCGTGATTTGCTGGACGCCATACTACCTCCTAGGCATCTGGTACTGGTTCCAGCCAGCCATGCTCCAGGAGACACCCGAGTACGTCCACCACGCCCTTTTCGTCTTCGGCAACCTTAACACATGTTGCGACCCAGTGATCTACGGCTTCTACACGCCCTCCTTCCGGGCCGATCTGGCTGATGTGGTCGCCTGCTGCTGCCGATCGCAGAACATCTCCCCGAGGTCCTTGGACCGTCTGGCGTGTCGGAGGGGCAGGGCAAGCAGGGAGGCAGAGTCTGACAATCCCAGTGGCGACCAGCCAAGTGGAAACCTGGGGTAG